aatgaaaacgtaatatattcaaaaaaaaatgaatatcaaaatgaaactattattaaaaatatcaaaaatgaaaataaaaatataaataaaaatgtaaatgataatgataatatcAATCAGTTAAAATCCATGATTGGAAATAATGATCtacataaaaatttaaaaatattagaaaaattaattcTAGAATCTTTagaaaaagataaattaAGATATCCTGTCATTAAAGAAGACACAGAACAATTATTAGATATATCgaaatttaaaaaaaaatatattatagatAAGAATGAAGAATACTACGTCATACCTACTCTTCAATCAACGTTTCATGATATTgtaaaatatgaatattatatgaaagGACAATT
This is a stretch of genomic DNA from Plasmodium gaboni strain SY75 chromosome Unknown, whole genome shotgun sequence. It encodes these proteins:
- a CDS encoding cytoadherence linked asexual protein — its product is MVSFLKTCIFNIIFILYINENVIYSKKNEYQNETIIKNIKNENKNINKNVNDNDNINQLKSMIGNNDLHKNLKILEKLILESLEKDKLRYPVIKEDTEQLLDISKFKKKYIIDKNEEYYVIPTLQSTFHDIVKYEYYMKGQLIEVYNSNISDIIKKKLFIVRTLKTIKLMLIPLNYYKQNNDLKIALEELNNVFISKNVEEKSINPIIDDETFFSNLINDVSEIKKNKEIENKGETLILGDNKIDV